GGTGTAGTTAGAGACATAGTCTGGTGGCAAGATAGCCAATCTCTTACCGTAGCCGGTAACTTTCTTCCAGTCACGATGAACATTAAACAAAGATGAGGAGAAGTAAGCGTAACATCTTTGGTATTGTTTGTAAGATAATTCGGTGTCCAATTGAGGCTTGAAGTCAACGTATTCCTTCCAAGCTCTGACAGGGTCGCTTAGAACATAGTCAGTAGCCTTCTTGAtggctttcaaaaactttctgACCTTTTCAggattcttcttcaagaattcaTCGTTACAGATGTAAAGGACGGTACAgaaacaacagcaacccAAACAAGCCAACTTGTCAATTCTCAACATCTTGGCATCGCTTGCTGGTCTGCCCTGCTTGGCCAAgtattcttccaattcgACTTGTTGCATACATTCAATACCAACACCAGCATCAATCTTACCTTCAATGATGTACTTGGCGATGTTCATACCACATCTGACGGCAGTGTAGTCTTCTGGAGACATACCGTAGTGCTTGGTCAATTCGTCAATTTGGATCTTACCAAATTCACCAACGTAACCGATTCTCTTACCCTTTAGGGATTGGAAGTCTTCGGTGATACCGCTACCTTCCAAGTATAAGACACCTGTGAATGGTTCATCCAACAAAGAAGCGACAGAAGTGACTGGGAAACCACGGGCCTTAGCAGCCAAAGTGTGGATCATGGCTTTCAAACCCATGTCGACCTTACCAGATCCAATCAACTCAGTGACATCTGATGGATTGGTTGGTTCCAGAAGGGCAAGATCTAGACCTTGTTCCTTGAAGTAACCCTTGGTTTGGGCCAAGAAGATTGGGATATGGTATGGAGCTGGTTGCCAGTTTAGCAAAAATGTAATCTTATCGGTAGACATATCTTGGATGTATTTCTTGTTGGTGCGTGAGTTCTATataattgaagaaaacaagagTACAAGGAACAACAAGAAGTTTGAAGCATGAATAGAATAACGCAAGGCTTTTATATCTATCTTTTCCAGTCATTTTAGCATCAACGTGTTTCCAGTGCTGTGCTGTTTGTTCAACAGAAGCCACCTTGCCTCTtctgaatgaaaataatatttcaTGCGTACCGCTAGTTGAATACTTTGCGTTCTCCGCAATGAATAAGCCATTCAAATCAAATTGAGGTAGTCGCATCATAGTTGAAAACCGATAAATGTATGATGTTGTCACCTGGAGGTGATTTGCTGTCTTTATGCATTGCGCGCCAATCTTCATTcccttgaaaaattaagCAGCCCCATCGCTTAATCGCATATTCAAACCGTCCCTCAAGAGAATATACATTTAcgtatatattatatatatgaacGAGCGTGCCTTTTGGTTGAAGAGAGCAAATAAGATACAGAGAATAATGAggatttcctctttgattttCGTATATACAAACTGAATTGAACATTATCTCATGTTGTATACACCATATGATATGTAATGTGATATGTAGTAACTGCGGTACATTTATGGACACttataaaaaaagacaaaaatatGCTTGTAGGCACCAGTTATCTCACCATCCGATTTCAGAAAGTCTTGTGCCATTTTTACCGGCTGCTTCATTGATTGATTGGATGGAAATACCACCCATCAGATCACCCAAATCGCTGGACACTTGTAATAGTTTTGCTGGGTTGTCGTAGTGAGTTGTGGCTTCAACAATGGCACAAGCTAACTTCTCAGGATCTGATGACTTGAATATACCCGAGCCAACGAAAACACCCTCACAACCCAATTGCATCAATAAAGCAGCGTCTGCTGGAGTAGCAACCCCACCAGCAGCGAAATTAACTACGGGAAGCGTTCCATTTGCCAGTGTAGTCTTCAATAACTCGACTGGGACCCTTAATTCTGCGGCCTTTGCTTCAAAATCGGACTCCTCTTTCAAAGCCTCTTTATACTGCTGAATCTCTCCCCTGATCTTGTTGATGTGCTTGACAGCTTCTGAAACATCACCAGTACCGGCTTCACCTTTGGTACGAATCATTGCAGCACCTTCGTTTATCCTCCTCAATGCCTCACCTAAATCCTTGGCACCGCAAACAAATGGAATCTTGAAGTTGTTTTTCTCAATGTGATGAACCCAGTCAGCTGGGGTCAGCACTTCACTTTCGTCGATATAATCTACCTGTAAGGCCTCCAAAATTTGTGCTTCTACAAAGTGTCCGATACGGACTTTTGCCATAACTGGAATTGACACTGCAGccatgatttctttgatcatATGTGGATCGGACATACGGCACACCTTGCCAGATTTACGCATGTCAGCAGGAATACACTCTAGTGCCATAACAGCACAGGCACCTGCTCTTTCTGCGATAATGGCCTGTTCAGGTGTGACAACGTCCATAATTACACCACCCTTCAACA
Above is a window of Saccharomyces kudriavzevii IFO 1802 strain IFO1802 genome assembly, chromosome: 10 DNA encoding:
- the SKDI10G3570 gene encoding pyridoxal 5'-phosphate synthase subunit PdxS, which encodes MSEFKVKTGLAQMLKGGVIMDVVTPEQAIIAERAGACAVMALECIPADMRKSGKVCRMSDPHMIKEIMAAVSIPVMAKVRIGHFVEAQILEALQVDYIDESEVLTPADWVHHIEKNNFKIPFVCGAKDLGEALRRINEGAAMIRTKGEAGTGDVSEAVKHINKIRGEIQQYKEALKEESDFEAKAAELRVPVELLKTTLANGTLPVVNFAAGGVATPADAALLMQLGCEGVFVGSGIFKSSDPEKLACAIVEATTHYDNPAKLLQVSSDLGDLMGGISIQSINEAAGKNGTRLSEIGW
- the THI11 gene encoding 4-amino-5-hydroxymethyl-2-methylpyrimidine phosphate synthase, coding for MSTDKITFLLNWQPAPYHIPIFLAQTKGYFKEQGLDLALLEPTNPSDVTELIGSGKVDMGLKAMIHTLAAKARGFPVTSVASLLDEPFTGVLYLEGSGITEDFQSLKGKRIGYVGEFGKIQIDELTKHYGMSPEDYTAVRCGMNIAKYIIEGKIDAGVGIECMQQVELEEYLAKQGRPASDAKMLRIDKLACLGCCCFCTVLYICNDEFLKKNPEKVRKFLKAIKKATDYVLSDPVRAWKEYVDFKPQLDTELSYKQYQRCYAYFSSSLFNVHRDWKKVTGYGKRLAILPPDYVSNYTNEYLSWPEPEEVSDPLEAQRLMAIHQEKCRKEGTFKRLALPA